A single Calidifontibacter indicus DNA region contains:
- a CDS encoding aminodeoxychorismate/anthranilate synthase component II produces MTRILVVDNYDSFVFTIVGYLEQLGAECDVRRNDAVTTDEAAAFDGVLVSPGPGTPEEAGVSMDMIRACAERSQPMFGVCLGHQALGVVYGGVVSRAPELLHGKTSQIVHDGTGVLEGLPSPFTATRYHSLAIESDTVPDELIVTGRTENGIVMAVRHRELPLHGVQFHPESVLTEGGHRMLANWLAVCGDADAVQRSVGLAPLVH; encoded by the coding sequence ATGACCCGCATCCTCGTCGTCGACAACTACGACAGTTTCGTCTTCACGATCGTCGGCTACCTCGAGCAGCTCGGCGCCGAGTGCGACGTGCGGCGCAACGACGCCGTGACGACCGACGAGGCGGCTGCGTTCGACGGTGTGCTCGTGTCACCCGGCCCCGGCACTCCCGAGGAGGCCGGCGTCTCGATGGACATGATCCGGGCCTGCGCCGAGCGCTCGCAGCCGATGTTCGGGGTGTGCCTCGGCCACCAGGCCCTCGGCGTCGTCTACGGCGGCGTGGTCTCGCGCGCGCCTGAACTCCTGCACGGCAAGACCTCGCAGATCGTGCACGACGGCACCGGCGTGCTGGAGGGGCTGCCGTCGCCGTTCACCGCGACCCGCTACCACTCGCTGGCGATCGAGTCGGACACCGTGCCCGACGAACTGATCGTCACCGGCCGCACCGAGAACGGCATCGTCATGGCCGTCCGGCATCGCGAGCTTCCGCTGCACGGGGTGCAGTTCCACCCCGAGTCGGTGCTCACCGAAGGCGGCCACCGGATGCTCGCCAACTGGCTCGCGGTGTGCGGCGACGCCGACGCCGTGCAGCGTTCGGTGGGGTTGGCGCCGCTGGTGCACTGA
- the pknB gene encoding Stk1 family PASTA domain-containing Ser/Thr kinase, with protein MTESPRLLGGRYEVGELIGRGGMAEVHLGHDTRLGRPVAIKVLRSDLARDSTFLRRFRREAKSAAGLNHHAIVAVYDSGEETQIESGGAEVAIPYIVMEYVDGETLRDILNAEGHLSPDEAARITQGILSALEYSHSRGIVHRDIKPANVMLTRGGQVKVMDFGIARALADVGATMTSAQAVVGTARYLSPEQAKGDTVDERSDLYSAGCVFYELLCGRTPFVGEPVSLVYQHISDLPAPPSAYEPTVPGPMDAVAMHSLEKPRDDRYQTAADFRTDLQNARTRAPISAAASASLVTAGGAAAAAARAPQAADTPKRDHTREIDDRGRRPNHAGLWVAATLAALLAILGIGWLVMNGGDKAKLATVPSVRGFTQQAADQTLRDAKFLPTFRKVTSDAQIDTVVNQSPGGGQQAEEGTSVVVEISGGPNTRTVPSVVGQTEQQARQTLRDAGFANVAVDPTKVDGTQYPDGQVTSTTPAANNAVAPSTTITLKISSGRVTVPNNLVGMDISAAQDALTKAHLRWTVQYRPTSNNNEVNNVLEVPDADKQVAVDSQVTIIVGSPAAQTVTSTATVTVPPSTSSTSSPSSSPSSTPSSSPSSSPSSSPSSSPTSTSTSAPPSSTSPQTPPPR; from the coding sequence ATGACCGAGTCCCCCCGCCTGCTCGGTGGCCGCTACGAGGTCGGCGAACTCATCGGGCGCGGTGGCATGGCCGAGGTTCACCTCGGACACGACACGCGCCTGGGCCGTCCGGTCGCGATCAAGGTGTTGCGCAGCGATCTCGCCCGCGACTCCACCTTCCTGCGCCGATTCCGCCGCGAGGCGAAGTCGGCCGCCGGGCTCAACCACCACGCGATCGTCGCCGTCTACGACTCCGGTGAGGAGACGCAGATCGAGAGCGGCGGCGCCGAGGTCGCGATCCCGTACATCGTGATGGAGTACGTCGACGGCGAGACGCTGCGCGACATCCTCAACGCCGAGGGGCACCTGTCGCCCGATGAGGCAGCCCGCATCACCCAGGGCATCCTGTCGGCGCTGGAGTACTCCCACAGCCGCGGCATCGTGCACCGCGACATCAAGCCGGCCAACGTCATGCTGACCCGCGGCGGTCAGGTGAAGGTGATGGACTTCGGCATCGCCCGAGCGCTCGCCGACGTCGGCGCCACCATGACCTCGGCCCAGGCCGTCGTCGGCACCGCGCGGTACCTGTCTCCGGAGCAGGCCAAGGGCGACACCGTCGACGAACGCTCCGACCTCTACTCGGCCGGCTGTGTCTTCTACGAACTCCTTTGCGGTCGAACGCCGTTCGTGGGCGAACCGGTGAGCCTGGTCTATCAGCACATCAGCGACCTGCCGGCCCCGCCGTCGGCGTACGAGCCCACCGTGCCCGGCCCGATGGACGCCGTCGCGATGCACTCGCTGGAGAAGCCGCGCGACGACCGCTACCAGACGGCGGCCGACTTCCGCACCGACCTGCAGAACGCACGCACCCGCGCCCCGATCTCCGCGGCCGCCTCCGCGAGCCTGGTCACCGCCGGCGGCGCCGCCGCCGCGGCCGCCCGGGCACCGCAGGCCGCCGACACCCCCAAGCGCGACCACACCCGTGAGATCGACGACCGCGGACGCCGTCCGAACCATGCGGGGTTGTGGGTCGCCGCCACCCTCGCGGCCCTGCTGGCGATCCTGGGCATCGGCTGGTTGGTGATGAACGGCGGCGACAAGGCGAAGCTGGCGACCGTGCCGTCCGTGCGCGGCTTCACCCAGCAGGCGGCCGACCAGACGTTGCGCGACGCGAAGTTCCTGCCGACCTTCCGCAAGGTCACCAGCGATGCGCAGATCGACACGGTCGTCAACCAGTCGCCCGGCGGCGGTCAGCAGGCCGAGGAGGGCACGAGCGTCGTCGTCGAGATCTCCGGCGGGCCCAACACCCGCACGGTGCCGAGCGTGGTCGGTCAGACCGAGCAGCAGGCGCGTCAGACGCTGCGCGACGCCGGCTTCGCGAACGTCGCGGTCGACCCGACCAAGGTCGACGGCACGCAGTACCCCGACGGGCAGGTCACCTCGACCACCCCGGCCGCGAACAACGCGGTCGCGCCGTCGACCACGATCACGCTGAAGATCAGCTCGGGCCGGGTGACCGTGCCGAACAACCTGGTCGGCATGGACATCTCGGCCGCTCAGGACGCGTTGACCAAGGCGCACCTGCGGTGGACGGTGCAGTACCGCCCGACGAGCAACAACAACGAGGTCAACAACGTGCTCGAGGTGCCGGACGCCGACAAGCAGGTGGCCGTCGACTCGCAGGTGACGATCATCGTGGGTTCGCCGGCGGCGCAGACCGTGACGTCGACCGCGACCGTCACCGTGCCGCCGTCCACCTCGTCGACCAGCTCGCCGTCGAGCTCCCCCAGCTCGACGCCGTCGTCGTCACCTAGTTCGTCACCTAGTTCGTCACCGAGTTCGTCACCGACCTCCACGTCGACCTCGGCGCCGCCGTCGTCGACCTCGCCGCAGACACCGCCGCCCAGGTAG
- a CDS encoding serine/threonine-protein kinase produces the protein MNRTGDVLGGRYELTDRIAAGGMGEVWKATDKVLGRTVALKLLKDGLTDEIGFTERFRNEARLSAALTHGNVAQVYDYGEDDGTAYLVMEYVPGMPLSKIIAENAPISAADTAGLLAQAAAALNAAHRSGLIHRDVKPANMLVTADGIVKLTDFGIARAVGSAAMTKTGEVMGTAQYLAPEAAVGREVTGLADVYALGVIAYEMVAGRRPFEADSPVALALAHVNQPPPQLPQEVPPPVRAIILATLEKDPAMRPHSAAEFSRALRQAVTDCRQMGFDPTKRAPKSDGVPQAGVSGPHSPQPGGASGPNSGPNSGPNSGPNSGPNSGPHSGPHGGVAAGLPGRHEVEHHPAPTGPAAPPSGHPAAANFQGDPNGPNAPTSGPHAATSGPHATSKFASTTPATRREQRVQTSGGQSSVGGNPDDDYLGLGISQKTFMYLVGGVIGLILLVVILVLLLNGNGKVTKAPTSSGPQITQQFDRGTLS, from the coding sequence ATGAACCGGACCGGAGACGTCCTCGGCGGACGGTACGAACTCACCGACCGCATCGCCGCGGGCGGCATGGGTGAGGTGTGGAAGGCGACCGACAAGGTGCTCGGCCGAACCGTCGCGCTCAAACTGCTCAAGGACGGGCTGACCGACGAGATCGGCTTCACCGAGCGCTTCCGCAACGAGGCGCGACTGTCGGCGGCGCTGACCCACGGCAACGTGGCGCAGGTCTACGACTACGGCGAGGACGACGGCACGGCCTACCTGGTGATGGAGTACGTGCCGGGCATGCCGCTGTCGAAGATCATCGCGGAGAACGCCCCGATCTCCGCCGCCGACACCGCCGGCCTGTTGGCCCAGGCCGCCGCCGCGCTCAATGCCGCACACCGCAGTGGCCTGATCCACCGCGACGTGAAGCCGGCGAACATGCTGGTCACCGCCGACGGCATCGTGAAGCTCACCGACTTCGGCATCGCCCGGGCGGTGGGTTCGGCGGCGATGACCAAGACCGGTGAGGTGATGGGCACCGCCCAGTACCTCGCCCCCGAGGCCGCCGTCGGACGCGAGGTCACCGGTCTCGCCGACGTCTACGCGCTCGGTGTCATCGCCTACGAGATGGTCGCCGGACGCCGTCCGTTCGAGGCCGACAGCCCGGTCGCCCTGGCATTGGCGCACGTCAACCAGCCGCCGCCGCAGCTGCCGCAGGAGGTGCCGCCGCCGGTGCGCGCGATCATACTCGCAACGCTGGAGAAGGACCCGGCGATGCGCCCGCACTCGGCCGCGGAGTTCTCCCGCGCGCTGCGTCAGGCCGTCACCGACTGCCGCCAGATGGGCTTCGACCCCACCAAGCGCGCCCCCAAGTCGGACGGCGTGCCGCAGGCCGGTGTGTCGGGGCCGCACTCGCCGCAGCCCGGCGGTGCGTCCGGACCCAACTCCGGCCCGAATTCGGGTCCCAACTCCGGTCCCAACTCCGGGCCCAACTCAGGTCCGCACTCCGGCCCGCACGGCGGTGTGGCCGCCGGCCTGCCGGGACGCCACGAGGTGGAACACCACCCGGCACCGACCGGACCGGCCGCTCCGCCGTCCGGCCACCCGGCCGCGGCGAACTTCCAGGGCGATCCCAACGGTCCGAACGCGCCGACGTCCGGGCCGCACGCCGCGACCTCGGGCCCGCACGCGACGTCGAAGTTCGCCTCGACGACGCCGGCCACCCGGCGTGAGCAGCGGGTGCAGACCAGCGGCGGCCAGTCGTCCGTCGGCGGCAACCCCGACGACGACTACCTGGGCCTGGGCATCTCGCAGAAGACGTTCATGTACCTCGTCGGGGGTGTGATCGGATTGATCCTGCTGGTGGTGATCCTCGTGCTGTTGCTCAACGGCAACGGCAAGGTGACCAAGGCGCCCACCTCCTCCGGCCCACAGATCACGCAGCAGTTCGACCGAGGAACACTGAGCTGA
- a CDS encoding peptidoglycan D,D-transpeptidase FtsI family protein, which yields MNTPIRRLSVVVMAMFAALLIASTMIQFVQAKTYDAKPGNRRTLLKSYAKERGSILVDGTAVAVSKPADDDLKWLRTYPQGPEYAAVTGYFSFTYGTSGVERGYNDLLSGSSDKLFYRQLPDILTGKEPQGASVDLTIKAKVQAAARKALGNQRGAVVAMDPKTGAILAMVTSPTYDPNLLSSHDLNAVQTNWKNLTTANSQPMVNRAISGNLYPPGSTFKLVTAAAALQSGDYNPDSELDGPAALKLPGVTKPLPNVTGQACGPNDKTTLTHALEISCNTAFADLGMKLGQDAVRQQASKFGFGQQLTVPMSVTPSTFPANLQQAQLAQSSIGQFDVRVTPLQVAMISSATANDGKVMRPYLVQTVRDKNLDVIQSTDPSVLSEAVSSQTAGKLRDMMVKVVSNGTGVRAQIPGMDVAGKTGTAETAPGVNADVWFTGFAPANNPKVAVAVVVEDGGTAGQEASGGSVAAPIARAVMEAVVNQ from the coding sequence ATGAATACCCCGATCCGCCGGTTGTCCGTGGTGGTGATGGCGATGTTCGCGGCCCTGCTCATCGCCAGCACGATGATCCAGTTCGTGCAGGCGAAGACCTACGACGCCAAGCCCGGCAACCGCCGCACCCTGCTGAAGTCGTACGCCAAGGAGCGCGGCTCGATCCTGGTCGACGGCACCGCCGTCGCCGTCTCCAAGCCGGCCGACGACGACCTGAAGTGGCTGCGCACCTACCCGCAGGGGCCGGAGTACGCCGCCGTCACCGGTTACTTCTCCTTCACCTACGGCACCAGCGGGGTCGAGCGGGGCTACAACGACCTGCTCTCGGGCAGTTCGGACAAGCTGTTCTACCGGCAGCTGCCCGACATCCTCACCGGCAAGGAGCCCCAGGGCGCCAGCGTCGACCTGACGATCAAGGCCAAGGTGCAGGCCGCCGCCCGCAAGGCGCTCGGCAACCAGCGCGGCGCCGTCGTGGCGATGGACCCCAAGACCGGCGCGATCCTCGCGATGGTCACCAGCCCGACGTACGACCCGAACCTGCTGTCGTCGCACGACCTGAACGCCGTGCAGACCAACTGGAAGAACCTCACGACCGCAAACAGCCAGCCGATGGTCAACCGGGCCATCTCGGGCAACCTCTACCCGCCGGGGTCGACCTTCAAGCTGGTCACCGCCGCCGCGGCGCTGCAGTCGGGCGACTACAACCCCGACAGCGAACTCGACGGCCCGGCCGCCCTCAAGCTGCCCGGTGTCACCAAGCCGCTGCCGAACGTCACCGGTCAGGCCTGCGGCCCGAACGACAAGACGACGCTCACCCACGCGCTGGAGATCAGCTGCAACACCGCGTTCGCCGACCTGGGCATGAAGCTCGGGCAGGACGCCGTCCGGCAGCAGGCCAGCAAGTTCGGCTTCGGTCAGCAGCTCACCGTGCCGATGAGTGTGACCCCCTCGACCTTCCCGGCCAACCTGCAGCAGGCGCAGCTGGCGCAGTCGTCGATCGGTCAGTTCGACGTGCGGGTCACCCCGTTGCAGGTCGCGATGATCTCCAGCGCGACCGCCAACGACGGCAAGGTGATGCGCCCCTACCTGGTGCAGACCGTGCGCGACAAGAACCTCGACGTCATCCAGTCGACCGACCCGTCGGTGCTGTCCGAGGCGGTCAGCTCCCAGACCGCCGGCAAGTTGCGGGACATGATGGTCAAGGTCGTGTCGAACGGGACGGGCGTGCGGGCCCAGATCCCCGGAATGGATGTAGCCGGAAAGACCGGAACGGCAGAGACCGCTCCGGGCGTCAACGCAGACGTGTGGTTCACCGGTTTCGCGCCGGCGAACAACCCCAAAGTGGCCGTCGCGGTCGTCGTGGAGGACGGCGGCACGGCCGGACAAGAAGCATCCGGAGGATCGGTGGCAGCACCGATCGCAAGGGCAGTGATGGAAGCGGTGGTCAACCAATGA
- a CDS encoding FtsW/RodA/SpoVE family cell cycle protein: MRVVTVTDQKPRTRRGTELVLLIFAIAVVLLAYANVGLAMEGSLPVDLLPIGVGFGVITLIFHLVLRWKAAYADPTLLPIATLLNGLGLVMIHRLDLNSSKTNGLLEGSALRQLIWSAIAIGAAIALLFLVSDHRRLRRYTFTFALAAIILLMMPLMPLIGKNINGNRIWIGLGPFTFQPGEIAKLCAVIFFASYLVQTRDALSLVGKRVLGFPLPRARDLGPIVVAWLASLAVLVFESDLGTSLLFFGLFVGMLYIATERRSWIVIGLGMFLLGCVVAYQLFAHFRVRVQLWLDPFTAGLSDQNAKGLMGMASGGLTGTGLGQGHPEITYFANSDFIFASFGEELGLVGVMAILLLYGLFVERGLRTALAARDGFGKLLATGLAFSIALQCFVVIGGVTRVIPLTGQTTPFLAAGGSSLLANWVLVALLLRISDQARRPMFESANVSDDMTQVVKVR, from the coding sequence CTGCGCGTCGTGACCGTCACCGACCAGAAACCCCGCACCCGCCGCGGCACCGAACTGGTGCTGCTGATCTTCGCGATCGCGGTGGTGCTGTTGGCGTACGCCAATGTGGGTCTGGCGATGGAGGGCAGCCTGCCGGTCGACCTGCTGCCGATCGGTGTCGGCTTCGGGGTGATCACGCTGATCTTCCACCTGGTGTTGCGCTGGAAGGCGGCGTACGCCGACCCCACCCTGCTGCCGATCGCGACCCTGCTGAACGGGCTCGGGTTGGTGATGATCCACCGCCTCGACCTGAACAGTTCCAAGACCAACGGACTGCTCGAAGGCTCCGCGCTGCGCCAGCTGATCTGGTCGGCGATCGCGATCGGTGCGGCGATCGCGCTGCTCTTCCTCGTCTCCGACCACCGCCGGCTGCGGCGCTACACCTTCACCTTCGCGCTCGCGGCGATCATCCTGCTGATGATGCCGCTGATGCCGCTGATCGGTAAGAACATCAACGGCAACAGGATCTGGATCGGGCTCGGCCCGTTCACCTTCCAGCCGGGCGAGATCGCCAAGCTGTGCGCGGTCATCTTCTTCGCGTCCTACCTGGTGCAGACCCGCGACGCGCTCAGCCTGGTCGGCAAGCGGGTGCTCGGCTTCCCGTTGCCGCGCGCCCGCGACCTCGGCCCGATCGTCGTCGCCTGGCTCGCCTCGCTGGCGGTGCTGGTGTTCGAGTCGGACCTCGGCACCTCGCTGCTGTTCTTCGGACTCTTCGTCGGGATGCTCTACATCGCCACCGAACGCCGGTCGTGGATCGTCATCGGTCTCGGGATGTTCCTGCTCGGCTGCGTGGTGGCCTACCAGTTGTTCGCCCACTTCCGGGTGCGCGTGCAACTGTGGCTCGACCCGTTCACCGCGGGGTTGTCCGACCAGAACGCCAAGGGACTCATGGGCATGGCCTCGGGCGGCCTGACCGGCACCGGGCTCGGCCAGGGCCACCCAGAGATCACCTACTTCGCCAACTCCGACTTCATCTTCGCCAGCTTCGGCGAGGAACTCGGACTCGTCGGCGTGATGGCGATCCTGTTGCTCTACGGCCTGTTCGTCGAACGCGGTCTGCGCACCGCGCTCGCCGCCCGCGACGGGTTCGGCAAGCTGCTGGCCACCGGCCTCGCCTTCTCGATCGCGCTGCAGTGCTTCGTCGTGATCGGCGGTGTCACCCGGGTGATCCCGCTGACCGGCCAGACCACACCGTTCCTCGCCGCCGGCGGTTCGTCGCTGCTGGCCAACTGGGTGCTGGTCGCACTGCTGCTGCGGATCAGCGACCAGGCGCGCCGGCCGATGTTCGAGTCGGCGAACGTCTCCGACGACATGACCCAGGTGGTGAAGGTCAGATGA
- a CDS encoding PP2C family protein-serine/threonine phosphatase, translating to MSIALRFAARSNLGLGSKTRNEDSAYASPDMLVLADGMGGHAAGDTASSTVVAELMALDGESWGADEAANQLRAAVLRANDRLREQMDADVETEGMGTTLIAFLRSGNNLAMANIGDSRAYLVRDGVFSQLTKDHSFVQALLDEGRITAEEAEHHPQRSMVTRVLTGREDDQPDISLREARLGDRYLICSDGLSDYVAHSTIEGIVTSQGTPGDIADRLIEIAIKASTRDNVTVVVADVIDGNERTSTTPQIVGAAADRAIGREFDDTQEQPQAPRSPAEKAAALQRETSAPTPVEQPYDDYEDGDTQGMPQLAEEKPSRGKWRWFALGIVLVAMLVAAGLLAYNWTQNQYFVGQKSGKVAIFKGVPQDLGPISLSGVDQSTDINVADLPSFYRDKVNDTMTAKSKSDATRVVADLRAQIERCKLDTTGSNCAS from the coding sequence ATGTCGATCGCCCTGCGCTTCGCAGCTCGCTCCAATCTCGGCCTCGGTTCCAAGACCCGCAACGAGGACTCCGCGTACGCCTCGCCCGACATGCTCGTGCTCGCCGACGGCATGGGCGGACACGCCGCCGGTGACACCGCGAGTTCCACCGTCGTGGCCGAACTGATGGCGCTCGACGGCGAGTCGTGGGGCGCCGACGAGGCCGCCAACCAGTTGCGGGCCGCGGTGCTGCGCGCCAACGACCGGCTGCGCGAGCAGATGGACGCCGACGTCGAGACCGAGGGCATGGGCACCACGCTCATCGCGTTCCTGCGCTCCGGCAACAACCTCGCGATGGCCAACATCGGCGACAGCCGCGCCTACCTGGTGCGCGACGGCGTGTTCAGCCAGCTGACCAAGGACCACTCGTTCGTGCAGGCCCTGCTCGACGAGGGACGCATCACCGCCGAGGAGGCCGAGCACCACCCGCAGCGCTCGATGGTCACCCGGGTGCTCACCGGACGCGAGGACGACCAGCCCGACATCTCTTTGCGTGAGGCGCGGCTCGGCGACCGCTACCTGATCTGTTCCGACGGCCTGTCCGACTACGTCGCGCACTCGACGATCGAGGGCATCGTCACCTCGCAGGGCACGCCCGGCGACATCGCCGACCGGCTGATCGAGATCGCGATCAAGGCGTCGACCCGAGACAACGTCACCGTCGTGGTGGCTGACGTCATCGACGGCAACGAGCGCACCTCGACCACCCCGCAGATCGTCGGCGCAGCCGCCGACCGGGCCATCGGACGCGAGTTCGACGACACCCAGGAGCAGCCGCAGGCGCCGCGCAGCCCGGCCGAGAAGGCCGCCGCGCTGCAGCGCGAGACCTCGGCCCCCACCCCGGTCGAGCAGCCGTACGACGACTACGAGGACGGCGACACCCAAGGCATGCCGCAGCTCGCGGAGGAGAAGCCCTCGCGCGGCAAGTGGCGTTGGTTCGCTCTCGGCATCGTGCTCGTCGCGATGCTCGTCGCCGCCGGCCTGCTCGCGTACAACTGGACCCAGAACCAGTACTTCGTCGGCCAGAAGTCGGGAAAGGTCGCGATCTTCAAGGGTGTGCCGCAGGACCTCGGGCCGATCAGCCTGTCGGGCGTCGACCAGTCGACCGACATCAACGTGGCCGACCTGCCCAGCTTTTACCGCGACAAGGTCAACGACACGATGACCGCCAAGAGCAAGTCCGACGCCACCCGGGTCGTCGCCGACCTGCGCGCACAGATCGAACGCTGCAAGCTCGACACCACCGGGAGCAACTGCGCGTCGTGA
- a CDS encoding FHA domain-containing protein FhaB/FipA: MSELTVTAIRLGLLAMLWAFVFSIVGVLRSDLYGARTVARGASRPTPAGAPRPAKRRGPTHLAVVEGHMRGITVPLSEAGVLIGRNPECSLVLSDEFASGRHARVYPEGDQWFIDDLGSTNGTFVGPQRIGEHVPLHEGSRVRIGTTVLEVRK; encoded by the coding sequence ATGAGCGAACTCACCGTCACCGCGATCCGCCTCGGGCTGCTCGCCATGCTGTGGGCATTCGTCTTCAGCATCGTCGGGGTGCTGCGCAGCGACCTGTACGGCGCCCGTACGGTCGCCCGCGGCGCGTCCCGTCCGACCCCGGCAGGCGCACCCCGTCCGGCCAAGCGGCGCGGCCCGACCCACCTCGCGGTGGTGGAGGGGCACATGCGCGGCATCACCGTGCCGCTGTCCGAGGCCGGCGTGCTGATCGGGCGTAACCCGGAGTGCAGCCTCGTGCTGTCCGACGAGTTCGCCAGCGGCCGTCACGCCCGCGTCTACCCCGAGGGCGACCAGTGGTTCATCGACGATCTCGGTTCCACGAACGGAACCTTCGTCGGCCCTCAGCGCATCGGTGAACACGTGCCGTTGCACGAAGGTTCCCGCGTCCGGATCGGCACCACGGTGCTGGAAGTCAGGAAGTAA
- a CDS encoding FhaA domain-containing protein, whose protein sequence is MGLFDKLEKRLESGVNNAFAKAFRSEVQPVELASALRRAMDDRATSAGKNKRPIVPNLFDIELSPTDHEQLTAHRKALVDELKASAAEHAETQRYTPGGPLTINFSANDGLETGVFKVRPSIARQAQASVELEPAPQPEPQRSAPPAGGFALPGFGRRKAEPEPRYDEHDDYDDADDYDDDYDDDYDDEPSDGGYQEYVEPARPISPSPAAPRSYRQRPYLDVDGDHYPLMGAITIIGRDDDVDVVLDDSGVSRRHSEIRVTNDGPHLVASLSDLGSTNGTFLNGERITSVHLDDGDRITVGRTSLIFRQGGRR, encoded by the coding sequence ATGGGCCTGTTCGACAAGCTCGAGAAGCGCCTCGAGTCCGGGGTGAACAACGCGTTCGCCAAGGCCTTCCGATCGGAGGTGCAACCGGTCGAGCTCGCCAGCGCCCTGCGCCGCGCGATGGACGACAGGGCCACCTCGGCCGGCAAGAACAAGCGCCCGATCGTGCCCAACCTGTTCGACATCGAGCTGAGCCCGACCGATCACGAGCAGCTCACCGCCCACCGCAAGGCACTCGTCGACGAACTCAAGGCGAGCGCCGCCGAGCACGCCGAGACCCAGCGCTACACCCCCGGCGGCCCGCTGACCATCAACTTCAGCGCCAATGACGGACTCGAGACCGGCGTCTTCAAGGTGCGCCCGTCGATCGCCCGGCAGGCCCAGGCGTCCGTCGAGCTCGAGCCGGCGCCCCAGCCCGAACCACAGCGCAGCGCACCGCCGGCCGGCGGGTTCGCGCTGCCCGGATTCGGCCGCCGCAAGGCCGAGCCCGAACCCCGGTACGACGAGCACGACGACTACGACGACGCCGACGACTACGACGACGACTACGACGACGACTACGACGACGAGCCCTCGGACGGCGGGTACCAGGAGTACGTCGAGCCGGCGCGTCCGATCTCCCCCAGCCCGGCCGCGCCGCGCAGTTACCGACAGCGCCCCTACCTCGACGTCGACGGCGACCACTACCCGCTGATGGGCGCGATCACGATCATCGGACGCGACGACGACGTCGACGTGGTGCTCGACGACTCAGGAGTTTCCAGGCGGCACAGCGAAATTCGCGTCACGAACGACGGCCCCCACCTCGTGGCGAGCCTGTCCGACCTAGGCTCGACCAACGGCACTTTCCTCAATGGTGAACGGATCACCAGCGTGCATCTCGACGACGGCGACCGAATCACCGTGGGCCGCACATCGCTGATCTTCCGGCAAGGTGGACGCCGATGA
- a CDS encoding DUF2207 domain-containing protein, producing MEWLVGLIVLAVVVIVGMAIRTAVSNGRELTAFDGVAPGIIPANPNAHPTTKVKARELLPDPPPPRFNPPELLMPWMAGSVLPRGIGGRDVGALLVDLAVAGYLRIDKDPAASAKRKKEKSDWILTRTAKPVSHLTGAPSDMMMLVFPQGQPGEATGMDAVRRRGSGTAGREVRAAILTDTTQTLGFAPTQDHAVRTALRAQTGQFHQYLRTAEAVQIRVDEAASIFSRYLPWAIALGEAEHWAAVFRDVAQSLGDGGFTATDAAVLSSWGNDLAWFGGFDASGFDVGGFDAGALGAGAIDLGGIGNLGTDFTSFSDSIGSFGDSISDVGSSFDSFSGDFGGSSGGDGGGSSWSCGSSSSCSSSCGSSCGGGGGCGSS from the coding sequence ATGGAATGGCTCGTGGGGCTCATCGTGCTCGCCGTCGTGGTGATCGTCGGGATGGCGATTCGCACGGCCGTCAGCAACGGTCGCGAACTGACCGCCTTCGACGGGGTCGCGCCGGGCATCATCCCGGCGAACCCCAACGCTCACCCGACGACGAAGGTCAAGGCGAGGGAACTGCTGCCCGACCCGCCGCCGCCACGCTTCAATCCGCCCGAGCTGCTCATGCCGTGGATGGCCGGGTCGGTGCTGCCGCGCGGCATCGGCGGACGCGATGTGGGGGCGCTGCTGGTCGACCTCGCGGTCGCGGGCTACCTGCGCATCGACAAAGATCCGGCGGCGAGCGCGAAGCGCAAGAAGGAGAAGTCGGACTGGATCCTCACCCGCACCGCCAAGCCGGTCAGCCACCTCACCGGGGCGCCCAGCGACATGATGATGCTCGTCTTCCCCCAGGGCCAGCCCGGGGAGGCCACCGGCATGGACGCCGTCCGCCGCCGGGGCAGCGGCACCGCCGGACGCGAGGTGCGCGCCGCGATCCTCACCGACACCACCCAGACGCTCGGGTTCGCACCCACCCAGGACCACGCCGTCCGCACCGCGCTGCGCGCCCAGACGGGGCAGTTCCACCAGTACCTGCGCACCGCCGAGGCGGTACAGATCCGGGTCGACGAGGCGGCGTCGATCTTCAGCCGTTACCTCCCGTGGGCGATCGCGCTGGGTGAGGCCGAGCACTGGGCAGCGGTGTTCCGCGACGTCGCGCAGAGTCTCGGCGACGGTGGGTTCACCGCGACCGACGCGGCCGTGCTCAGCAGCTGGGGCAACGACCTCGCGTGGTTCGGCGGCTTCGACGCGAGCGGGTTCGACGTGGGCGGCTTCGACGCCGGCGCACTCGGGGCCGGCGCGATCGACCTCGGCGGCATCGGCAACCTCGGCACCGACTTCACGTCGTTCTCCGACTCGATCGGATCGTTCGGCGACAGCATCAGCGACGTCGGCTCGTCGTTCGACAGCTTCTCCGGCGACTTCGGCGGATCGAGCGGCGGCGACGGTGGGGGCAGCAGCTGGTCGTGCGGCAGCTCCTCCTCGTGCAGTTCGTCGTGCGGGTCGAGCTGTGGCGGCGGGGGCGGCTGCGGCAGCAGCTGA